From one Streptomyces sp. NBC_01478 genomic stretch:
- a CDS encoding succinate dehydrogenase/fumarate reductase iron-sulfur subunit, with protein MKLTLRVWRQRNADADGAMSTYQVDGISTDMSFLEMLDTLNEELILKGEDPVAFDHDCREGICGACSLVINGDAHGPERTTTCQLHMRSFEDGDTIDIEPWRASAFPVVKDLVVDRSAFDRIIQAGGYITAPTGAAPEAHATAVPKPDADFAFEHAECIGCGACVAACPNGAAMLFTSAKVNHLNVLPQGAPERETRVLDMVAQMDDEGFGGCTLAGECATACPKGIPLVSITAMNKEWLRATRKVAKR; from the coding sequence ATGAAGCTCACCCTGCGCGTCTGGCGGCAACGCAACGCCGACGCCGACGGCGCCATGTCCACTTACCAAGTGGACGGAATCTCCACGGACATGTCGTTCCTGGAGATGCTCGACACCCTCAACGAGGAGCTCATCCTCAAGGGTGAGGACCCGGTCGCCTTCGACCACGACTGCCGTGAGGGCATCTGCGGCGCGTGCTCGCTCGTCATCAACGGCGACGCGCACGGTCCCGAGCGCACCACCACCTGCCAACTCCACATGCGGTCCTTCGAGGACGGCGACACGATCGACATCGAGCCGTGGCGTGCCTCGGCCTTCCCGGTCGTCAAGGATCTCGTCGTGGACCGCTCGGCCTTCGACCGGATCATCCAGGCGGGCGGCTACATCACCGCCCCGACCGGTGCGGCCCCCGAGGCGCACGCCACCGCCGTGCCCAAACCGGACGCCGACTTCGCCTTCGAGCACGCCGAGTGCATCGGCTGCGGGGCGTGCGTGGCCGCGTGCCCGAACGGTGCGGCGATGCTGTTCACCTCCGCCAAGGTCAACCACCTCAACGTCCTCCCGCAGGGCGCCCCCGAGCGCGAGACCCGTGTCCTCGACATGGTCGCGCAGATGGACGACGAGGGCTTCGGCGGCTGCACCCTCGCCGGGGAATGCGCGACCGCCTGCCCCAAGGGCATCCCGCTGGTCTCCATCACCGCCATGAACAAGGAGTGGCTGCGGGCGACCCGCAAGGTCGCCAAGCGCTGA